From Halichoerus grypus chromosome 6, mHalGry1.hap1.1, whole genome shotgun sequence, one genomic window encodes:
- the PHLDA1 gene encoding pleckstrin homology-like domain family A member 1 — protein MRRAPAAERLSELGFPPRCGRQEPPFPLGVTRGWGGWPIQKRREGARPVAFSERSQEDGRGPEARSSGTLWRIRTRLPACRDPEPPPPPPPLCFLRVSLLCALRAGGRGSRWGEDGARLLLLPPARAAGSGEAEPSGAPPYAGRMLESSGCKALKEGVLEKRSDGLLQLWKKKCCILTEEGLLLIPPKQLQHQQQQQQQQQQQQPGQGPAEPSQPGGPAVASLEPPVKLKELHFSNMKTVDCVERKGKYMYFTVVMAEGKEIDFRCPQDQGWNAEITLQMVQYKNRQAILAVKSTRQKQQHLVQQQPPQPQLQPQPQPQPQAQPQPQPQSQSQPQPHAKPQPQPQQLHPYPHPHPHPHPHPHQLPHSHQQPLSQPHGHRLLRSTSNSA, from the coding sequence ATGAGGCGTGCGCCGGCGGCAGAGCGCCTTTCCGAGCTGGGCTTTCCCCCGCGGTGCGGGCGCCAGGAGCCGCCTTTTCCGCTGGGTGTcactcgggggtgggggggatggccCATTCAAAAGCGCCGCGAGGGGGCCCGGCCAGTGGCCTTCAGTGAGCGCTCGCAAGAGGACGGCAGAGGCCCGGAGGCTCGCAGCTCCGGGACCTTGTGGCGCATCAGGACGCGGCTGCCCGCTTGCCGGGACCCCGAGCCGCCGCCTCCACCGCCGCCGCTCTGCTTCCTGCGTGTTAGCCTCCTCTGCGCGCTCCGGGCGGGCGGCCGCGGGAGCCGCTGGGGCGAGGACGGCGCGCGGTTGCTGCTGCTGCCCCCGGCCCGGGCGGCTGGAAGTGGAGAGGCCGAGCCGAGCGGCGCCCCTCCCTATGCCGGGAGGATGTTGGAGAGCAGTGGCTGCAAAGCGTTGAAGGAGGGTGTGTTGGAGAAGCGCAGCGACGGGTTGCTGCAGCTCTGGAAGAAAAAGTGCTGCATCCTCACTGAGGAGGGGCTGCTGCTTATCCCGCCCAAGCAGCTGcaacaccagcagcagcagcagcagcagcagcagcagcaacagcctGGGCAGGGGCCGGCCGAACCGTCCCAACCGGGAGGGCCCGCCGTGGCCAGCCTCGAGCCGCCGGTCAAGCTCAAGGAATTACACTTTTCCAACATGAAGACCGTGGACTGCGTGGAGCGCAAGGGCAAGTATATGTACTTCACTGTGGTGATGGCCGAGGGCAAGGAGATCGACTTTCGGTGCCCGCAGGACCAGGGCTGGAACGCCGAGATCACGCTGCAGATGGTGCAGTACAAGAATCGTCAGGCTATCCTGGCGGTCAAGTCCACACGGCAGAAGCAGCAGCACCTGGTCCAGCAGCAGCCCCCGCAGCCGCAGCTTCAACCCCAACCCCAGCCTCAACCCCAGGCTcagcctcagccccagccccagtcaCAGTCTCAGCCGCAGCCCCATgccaagccccagccccagcctcagcaGCTCCACCCATATCcgcacccgcacccgcacccgcacccacacccacaccaacTACCGCACTCGCACCAACAGCCGCTCTCGCAGCCGCACGGCCACAGGCTTCTCCGCAGCACTTCCAACTCGGCCTGA